One Rhodothermales bacterium genomic window carries:
- a CDS encoding leucine-rich repeat domain-containing protein: MTAFYRGVLAASFVCVLLGAPLNEARAQRPIDCMLVTQVPVSECQALFEIFFSLNGTEWVTNSGWLLAGNVCEWQGVDCNEQEWPRNVTGIVIHDNDLSGSIPESIALLPELRVLVLNNTVGGGYFNRIGGTLPSALGTLEHLEVLDLSRNSVGGTIPGEYGNLRNLRVLNLGENQFEGPIPARLYEATALEELNLSDNRLSGSVSPAIAGLTRLKHLDLSKNAFAGELPDVWDALPDLQSMQIGENRFSGNLPRSLVTHPSLFFFKASGNAFEGALAPDAARRLAQLNVCEIDNNTGGLCLPDTPLYEGGAVCNLPARTDCSFCANSTDVSRDECTALERLFYGTDGPSWTDRSGWFSTPDACAWFGIGCDENRIVQLVLPENNLKGGLPAAVAELPALASLDLTGNQLIGAVPLALATRAANGLSCALEGNAPGFCVPDTDAYRSLGVEPVCGLPLVTTCSALTSARLLSIDARVEEDEIVVTWEASAGFPGLRYIVEERAQGSFVPRGSVDARADQAASQTYEFRFAAQTGGVVTIRLRQRDPDGTESLSDEINLLVEIDQAIILLPPYPNPVSARAESAVGVRQTERVRVALYDLLGRRAAVLLDDVLDAGAVRYLTINAGGLADGTYVLRAESPSSTVSRIVTLRR; this comes from the coding sequence ATGACCGCTTTTTACCGAGGGGTCCTGGCCGCGTCATTCGTGTGCGTGCTCCTGGGCGCGCCCCTGAATGAGGCGCGCGCGCAGCGGCCCATCGATTGCATGCTGGTGACGCAGGTGCCGGTCTCGGAATGCCAGGCGCTGTTCGAGATCTTTTTCAGCCTCAACGGCACCGAGTGGGTCACCAACTCGGGATGGCTGCTCGCCGGCAACGTGTGTGAGTGGCAGGGGGTCGACTGCAACGAGCAGGAATGGCCGCGCAACGTGACGGGGATCGTCATCCACGACAACGACCTGAGCGGTTCGATCCCGGAGTCGATCGCCCTGCTTCCCGAATTGCGCGTCCTGGTCCTGAACAACACGGTGGGCGGCGGTTATTTCAATCGGATCGGCGGCACCTTACCGTCGGCCCTCGGCACGCTCGAACACCTGGAAGTGCTGGATCTCAGCCGCAACAGCGTGGGCGGCACCATCCCCGGCGAATACGGAAACCTGCGCAATCTGCGCGTCCTGAACCTCGGCGAGAACCAGTTCGAGGGACCCATCCCCGCGCGTCTCTACGAGGCCACGGCGCTGGAGGAACTCAATCTCTCCGACAACCGCCTTTCCGGAAGCGTCTCGCCCGCCATCGCCGGCCTGACCCGGCTCAAGCACCTCGACCTGTCGAAAAACGCGTTCGCCGGCGAGCTTCCGGACGTATGGGACGCGCTCCCCGACCTGCAAAGCATGCAGATCGGGGAAAACCGGTTCTCCGGCAACCTGCCCCGATCGCTCGTCACGCATCCCTCCCTCTTTTTCTTCAAGGCCTCGGGCAATGCGTTCGAGGGCGCGCTCGCGCCCGACGCCGCCCGCCGGCTCGCGCAACTGAACGTCTGCGAGATCGACAACAACACGGGCGGACTCTGCCTGCCCGACACGCCCCTGTACGAGGGCGGCGCCGTCTGCAACCTGCCGGCGCGAACCGACTGCTCGTTTTGCGCGAACTCCACCGATGTCTCTCGCGATGAGTGCACGGCGCTGGAGCGGCTTTTTTACGGGACGGATGGACCTTCCTGGACCGATCGAAGCGGGTGGTTCAGCACGCCGGACGCCTGCGCCTGGTTCGGGATCGGGTGCGATGAGAACCGGATCGTCCAGCTCGTCCTCCCGGAAAACAACCTCAAGGGCGGCCTGCCGGCGGCCGTGGCCGAACTCCCGGCGCTCGCTTCGCTCGACCTGACCGGCAATCAGCTCATCGGGGCGGTTCCGCTGGCGCTCGCGACGCGCGCCGCGAATGGCCTCTCGTGCGCGCTCGAGGGCAACGCCCCGGGGTTCTGCGTCCCCGACACCGATGCCTACCGGTCGCTCGGCGTCGAACCGGTGTGCGGGTTGCCGCTCGTGACGACCTGCTCGGCGCTCACCAGCGCCCGCCTACTCTCGATCGACGCCCGGGTCGAGGAGGATGAGATCGTGGTGACCTGGGAGGCCTCGGCCGGCTTCCCCGGGCTGCGTTACATCGTCGAGGAACGGGCGCAAGGCTCGTTCGTGCCGCGTGGAAGCGTCGACGCACGGGCAGACCAGGCGGCGAGCCAGACCTACGAATTTCGCTTCGCGGCGCAGACCGGCGGCGTGGTGACGATCCGCCTGCGCCAGCGCGATCCGGACGGGACGGAGTCGCTCAGCGACGAGATCAACCTGCTCGTCGAAATCGACCAGGCCATCATTCTCCTCCCGCCCTACCCGAACCCCGTGAGCGCCCGCGCTGAGTCGGCCGTGGGCGTACGTCAGACCGAGCGCGTCCGGGTGGCGCTCTACGATCTCCTCGGCCGGCGCGCGGCCGTGCTGCTGGATGACGTGCTGGACGCCGGCGCCGTGCGGTACCTCACGATCAACGCCGGCGGACTGGCCGACGGGACCTACGTCCTCCGCGCCGAGAGCCCATCCTCCACGGTATCCCGCATCGTCACCCTGCGCCGCTGA
- a CDS encoding ThuA domain-containing protein, with product MRFILPVAIPVLTILLVMIDLRPETPDAERPANAIPHIVFVTGDEEYRSEESMPMLARILERNYGFKTTVCFATNAEGNVDPNVLDNIAGLEALDTADMMVVFTRFRALPDDQLKRIVAFAESGKPMAGFRTATHAFQYKDDPSKAVFNETWPATVFGQHWITHHGHFEDGGKPLTDVQLIPWKKGNPILRGVAPFQAYSWLYHVDGGAYELQGDSKPLLTGTALRSNHQENNRLDEFPLTNPVAWTKTYTGTSGHAARVFFTTLGHPYDFKETSMRRLAVQGILWALGEEERIPEDGADVRIEGVYEPNNSGFGDQFKPNLKPEAFLNPAG from the coding sequence ATGCGTTTCATCCTACCCGTAGCGATACCCGTGCTCACGATCCTGCTCGTCATGATCGATCTGCGCCCGGAAACCCCCGACGCCGAACGGCCGGCCAACGCGATCCCCCACATCGTCTTCGTTACGGGCGACGAAGAGTATCGCTCGGAAGAATCGATGCCGATGCTCGCGCGGATCCTCGAGCGCAACTACGGCTTCAAGACCACCGTGTGTTTCGCCACCAACGCGGAAGGCAACGTCGACCCCAACGTGCTGGACAACATCGCGGGCCTCGAGGCGCTCGATACGGCGGACATGATGGTGGTATTCACCCGCTTCCGCGCCCTGCCCGACGACCAGCTCAAGCGGATTGTCGCCTTCGCGGAGTCGGGTAAACCGATGGCCGGCTTCCGTACCGCCACCCACGCCTTTCAGTACAAGGACGACCCATCCAAGGCCGTCTTCAACGAGACGTGGCCGGCGACAGTATTCGGGCAGCACTGGATCACGCACCACGGGCATTTCGAGGACGGCGGCAAGCCGCTGACCGATGTCCAGCTCATCCCCTGGAAAAAGGGAAACCCCATTCTCAGGGGCGTTGCGCCGTTCCAGGCCTATTCGTGGCTGTATCACGTGGACGGGGGCGCCTACGAATTGCAGGGCGACAGCAAGCCGCTCCTGACGGGCACCGCCCTGCGCTCGAATCATCAGGAAAACAACCGCCTCGACGAGTTTCCGCTGACGAACCCGGTGGCCTGGACGAAGACGTACACGGGGACCTCGGGCCACGCCGCCCGCGTGTTTTTTACCACCCTGGGGCATCCGTACGACTTCAAGGAGACGTCGATGCGCCGGCTCGCGGTGCAGGGCATCCTCTGGGCGCTCGGCGAAGAAGAACGCATTCCTGAAGACGGCGCCGATGTACGCATCGAAGGTGTGTACGAACCGAACAACTCGGGTTTCGGGGACCAGTTCAAACCCAATCTCAAGCCGGAAGCGTTCCTCAATCCGGCCGGCTGA
- a CDS encoding dicarboxylate/amino acid:cation symporter, translating into MPWYKKLHWQIIIGLVLGLVFGIVAAAAGWNAFTSRWIAPFGTIFLRLLQFIAMPLVLASLVTGVASLANLQRLSRIGGKTIAIYMGTTLVALLIGLAIVNVLKPGHTVPAELRDQLQATYQQDVSARQEQAEAARNRGPLQPIVDIVPSNFFESAANNRNMLQVVFVAIFFGIGLLMIPREKSAPLLSLFESLNELVIKLVDVIMYMAPLGVFALLADTITGIARGGLGDIVELLAALGYYCIAVVLGLALQMFGTYTLLLRLFTKMRISQFFRGIAPAQLVAFSTSSSGATLPVTMECAEKNLGVSEEVSSFVLPLGATINMDGTGLYQAIAAVFIAQTLGLGLDLAAQMTIVFTALLASIGTAAVPSAGIVMLVIILESVGIPSAGIALILGVDRILDMLRTVTNITGDAVVATVVASSEGQLEIPG; encoded by the coding sequence ATGCCCTGGTATAAGAAGTTGCACTGGCAGATCATCATCGGGCTGGTGCTAGGCCTCGTGTTCGGGATCGTGGCGGCGGCGGCGGGCTGGAATGCCTTCACGAGCCGCTGGATCGCGCCGTTCGGGACGATCTTCCTCCGGCTGCTGCAGTTTATCGCGATGCCGCTGGTGCTGGCGTCGCTCGTCACCGGCGTCGCGTCGCTGGCGAACCTGCAGCGCCTGTCGCGCATCGGGGGCAAGACGATCGCCATCTACATGGGCACCACGCTTGTCGCGCTGCTCATCGGCCTTGCCATCGTGAATGTGCTGAAGCCGGGGCACACCGTGCCGGCGGAACTGCGCGACCAGCTCCAGGCGACGTACCAGCAGGATGTCTCGGCGCGGCAGGAGCAGGCCGAAGCCGCCCGCAACCGCGGACCCCTCCAGCCGATCGTCGACATCGTCCCGAGCAATTTCTTCGAATCGGCGGCGAATAACCGGAATATGTTGCAGGTCGTGTTCGTGGCGATCTTCTTCGGAATCGGCCTGCTGATGATCCCACGCGAAAAGAGCGCGCCGCTGCTGAGCCTCTTCGAGAGCCTGAACGAACTGGTCATCAAGCTGGTCGACGTCATCATGTACATGGCGCCGCTGGGCGTTTTTGCGTTGCTTGCGGATACGATCACGGGGATTGCCCGGGGAGGGCTCGGGGATATCGTCGAACTCCTCGCCGCGCTCGGGTACTACTGCATCGCGGTAGTGCTCGGTCTGGCGCTGCAGATGTTCGGGACGTATACGCTCCTGCTGCGCCTGTTCACCAAAATGCGGATATCCCAGTTCTTCAGAGGAATCGCGCCGGCGCAGCTGGTGGCGTTTTCGACCTCGTCGAGCGGGGCCACGCTGCCGGTAACCATGGAATGCGCCGAAAAGAACCTCGGCGTCTCGGAGGAAGTGTCGTCGTTCGTGCTGCCGCTTGGAGCCACGATCAACATGGACGGGACGGGGCTCTATCAGGCCATCGCGGCCGTTTTTATCGCGCAAACCCTCGGGCTGGGGCTCGACCTCGCGGCGCAGATGACCATCGTATTCACCGCGCTGCTCGCGAGCATCGGGACGGCGGCCGTGCCGAGCGCCGGCATCGTGATGCTCGTCATCATCCTCGAGTCGGTCGGCATCCCGAGCGCCGGCATCGCCCTGATTCTGGGGGTCGACCGAATTCTGGACATGCTCCGTACGGTCACCAATATCACCGGCGACGCGGTCGTCGCGACCGTCGTGGCATCCAGCGAAGGCCAGCTGGAAATACCGGGCTAA
- a CDS encoding neutral zinc metallopeptidase, with protein MIAHEVGHHIQNVTGIERQVRQAQSRASEAEVNALSVRMELQADCYAGVQVSRAQ; from the coding sequence GTGATCGCCCATGAAGTGGGCCATCACATCCAGAACGTGACCGGCATCGAGCGGCAGGTGCGCCAGGCCCAGAGCCGCGCCAGCGAGGCCGAGGTCAACGCGCTGTCCGTTCGGATGGAGCTACAGGCCGATTGCTACGCCGGCGTTCAAGTCAGCCGTGCGCAGTAA
- a CDS encoding T9SS type A sorting domain-containing protein, producing MKSLFFFFLSLFVFLSIDASAQTISVALPDTVTQETTIDLPVVLGDATGLNVVAFNMVVSFDSTIIAIDSVTTAGFMADGMILTTNFGTRDRVVVAGAGAAFLSGGGVLLELHARFVGAGQTDLRFERFTFNEGSPQAEVTSGKVSNVGRVANEDEAVLPAGFLAHGNYPNPFSSTTTVRFDLPATAPVTIDVYDVLGRRVAATATALVPAGKNREVPLTGLQLPAGMYIYRLRAELPSGERAISRLMTIIR from the coding sequence ATGAAGTCACTTTTCTTTTTCTTTCTGAGTCTGTTCGTCTTCCTGTCGATCGACGCCTCGGCGCAAACGATTTCCGTCGCGCTGCCCGACACCGTCACCCAGGAGACGACGATCGATCTGCCCGTCGTGCTGGGCGATGCGACCGGGCTCAACGTCGTGGCCTTCAACATGGTCGTCTCGTTCGACTCGACGATCATCGCGATCGACAGCGTCACGACGGCCGGCTTCATGGCCGACGGCATGATCCTGACGACCAATTTCGGGACGCGGGATCGGGTGGTGGTCGCCGGCGCCGGCGCGGCGTTCCTCAGTGGCGGTGGCGTGCTGCTCGAACTCCATGCCCGGTTCGTCGGAGCCGGCCAGACCGATCTCCGGTTCGAGCGGTTCACCTTCAACGAGGGGTCGCCGCAGGCCGAGGTTACGAGCGGCAAGGTGAGCAACGTAGGCCGGGTGGCCAATGAAGACGAGGCCGTCCTCCCCGCCGGCTTCCTGGCGCACGGCAATTACCCCAACCCGTTCTCTTCCACGACGACCGTCCGGTTCGATCTGCCGGCAACGGCCCCCGTGACGATCGACGTGTACGATGTACTCGGACGGCGCGTCGCCGCGACGGCGACCGCACTCGTGCCTGCCGGAAAAAATCGGGAAGTACCCCTTACCGGCCTGCAGCTGCCCGCCGGCATGTATATCTATCGCCTGCGCGCCGAACTTCCGTCCGGCGAACGCGCGATCAGTAGATTGATGACCATTATTCGATAG
- a CDS encoding response regulator, whose protein sequence is MIFNPDAFSVLFVDDEQNLLDAISRHFRRQYNVFTANSGAEALALFQSRGPFPIVISDMKMPQMNGVELLRTIRIKSPDTIRILLTGQAGLSDAISAINEGNIFRFLNKPCSLGTLGQTLEAARKQYELVTNQRILLEETLQGSIRMLVDILSLTNPTAFGKAVRARQEIQELLGLVDLEGADKWPIEMAAMLSQIGSVSLTPELMEKVYKGAVLTAEEAALVDKMPEVAESLLAHIPRIEEVRAILRYQNKGYDGRGYPTEDMAGDRLPVGSRMLKIVHDFDRIYSQEGFLEPAIKVLLKTRPPTTCRFWRRSSRTSGIMR, encoded by the coding sequence GTGATCTTTAACCCCGACGCTTTTTCGGTGCTGTTCGTCGACGACGAACAGAACCTCCTCGACGCGATCTCACGGCACTTCCGGCGTCAATACAACGTGTTCACGGCCAACAGCGGCGCGGAAGCCCTGGCGCTCTTCCAGTCCCGGGGACCGTTTCCGATCGTGATTTCGGATATGAAGATGCCGCAGATGAACGGCGTCGAACTGCTGCGGACGATCCGGATCAAGTCGCCCGACACGATCCGCATCCTGCTGACCGGCCAGGCCGGCCTCAGCGACGCGATCAGCGCGATCAACGAAGGCAACATTTTTCGTTTCCTCAACAAGCCCTGCTCCCTCGGCACTCTCGGCCAGACGCTCGAAGCCGCGCGCAAGCAATACGAACTGGTCACGAATCAGCGCATCCTGCTCGAAGAAACCCTCCAGGGCAGCATCAGGATGCTCGTCGACATCCTGTCGCTGACCAACCCGACCGCCTTCGGCAAGGCGGTCCGCGCCCGGCAGGAAATCCAGGAGCTGCTCGGCCTCGTGGATCTCGAAGGGGCAGACAAATGGCCCATCGAGATGGCCGCGATGCTCTCGCAGATCGGCTCGGTATCGTTGACGCCCGAGTTGATGGAAAAGGTGTACAAGGGCGCCGTGTTGACGGCCGAGGAGGCGGCGCTGGTGGACAAGATGCCCGAGGTGGCGGAGTCGCTGCTGGCGCACATCCCGCGCATCGAGGAAGTCCGGGCCATTTTGCGGTATCAGAACAAAGGCTACGACGGCCGGGGGTACCCGACGGAAGACATGGCGGGCGACCGGCTTCCGGTCGGCTCGCGCATGCTGAAGATCGTGCACGACTTCGACCGGATCTATTCGCAGGAAGGATTTCTGGAGCCGGCGATCAAGGTCCTGCTAAAAACAAGACCTCCTACGACCTGCAGATTCTGGCGGCGTTCATCCAGAACAAGCGGAATCATGCGGTAG
- a CDS encoding neutral zinc metallopeptidase yields MRSKRWNILEEGDPEEGLSAAAAVGDDRLQRMAGQRVQPESFTHGSSEQRQQWFTTGLRTGSAEAATRLDKSENGNRRSEIAH; encoded by the coding sequence GTGCGCAGTAAGAGGTGGAATATTCTGGAGGAAGGCGATCCAGAGGAAGGCCTCAGCGCCGCGGCGGCTGTCGGCGACGACCGCCTCCAGCGCATGGCCGGCCAGCGCGTGCAGCCCGAATCGTTCACGCACGGCTCCTCCGAACAGCGTCAGCAGTGGTTCACCACCGGTCTGCGCACGGGCAGCGCCGAGGCGGCGACACGTTTAGATAAGTCGGAAAACGGAAATCGGAGATCGGAAATCGCACATTGA
- a CDS encoding Ig-like domain-containing protein, which yields MRFATIALVFACAAPAFGQSNPPDSTRIVAVEDAFAVFSDSSLTVAGSGLLSNDEIVGVDSVVAVLVDPPAHGAVLLAPSGAFTYTPATGFSGDDTFSYHIQTVPR from the coding sequence ATGCGTTTCGCCACCATCGCTCTTGTCTTCGCCTGCGCCGCCCCCGCCTTCGGCCAGTCCAATCCCCCCGATTCGACGCGCATCGTCGCCGTAGAGGATGCGTTCGCCGTCTTCTCGGACAGCAGCCTGACGGTCGCCGGCAGCGGCCTGCTCTCCAACGACGAGATCGTCGGGGTGGATTCCGTCGTGGCGGTGCTGGTCGACCCGCCGGCGCATGGCGCCGTGCTTCTCGCGCCTTCCGGCGCCTTCACCTACACGCCCGCGACCGGGTTCAGCGGCGACGATACGTTCAGCTATCACATCCAGACGGTGCCCCGCC
- a CDS encoding neutral zinc metallopeptidase: MALLVSLLLGQDPTVLLQQIAEGNAESSTQQATPGAQDEVADFTTVVLGYTEDVWSAIFSASGSRYPAPRLVMYDAQSVCGYSTAATAVLLPGRPEGLSGSELPAQLQRLARRGISPSPT; the protein is encoded by the coding sequence GTGGCCCTGCTCGTAAGTCTGCTGCTCGGGCAGGACCCCACGGTGTTGCTGCAACAGATCGCCGAAGGCAACGCCGAGTCGTCGACCCAGCAAGCGACGCCGGGCGCCCAGGACGAAGTAGCCGATTTCACGACCGTGGTGCTCGGCTACACGGAGGATGTGTGGAGTGCGATTTTCAGCGCCTCCGGCAGCCGTTACCCGGCGCCCCGGCTGGTGATGTACGACGCGCAATCGGTATGCGGGTACAGCACCGCCGCGACGGCCGTTTTATTGCCTGGGCGACCAGAAGGTCTATCTGGATCTGAGCTTCCTGCGCAACTGCAGCGCCTGGCGCGCCGGGGGATTTCGCCTTCGCCTACGTGA
- a CDS encoding DUF92 domain-containing protein: MADLSLALPHPILVLPAAAAGGYLAYRLHLLTRSGALTATAFGLCLLAFGGAAWFWLAMAFFIPTSLLSRVGRARKADAEARVEKGSRRDAGQVLANGGVAWLMLGLYAVSPETAFLWGFVGAFSAAAADTWATELGGLARAEPRLITTGRRVPAGTSGGVTWGGSLGACAGAIWMGAAGGMLGLLPVLGVAAVGMGGVAGAFADSLLGATAQALYRDQRGNTTERPAAASERVRGWDWVTNDVVNVAATAVGAAVGAGLGLAWGGS; this comes from the coding sequence ATGGCTGACCTTTCTCTCGCGCTGCCGCATCCCATCCTCGTCCTGCCGGCGGCCGCGGCCGGCGGGTACCTGGCGTACCGGCTGCATCTGCTGACCCGGTCGGGCGCCCTGACGGCCACGGCGTTCGGTCTCTGTCTGCTCGCGTTTGGCGGCGCCGCATGGTTCTGGCTGGCGATGGCTTTTTTTATCCCGACGAGCCTCCTTTCCCGGGTCGGGCGTGCGCGTAAGGCGGATGCGGAAGCGCGGGTGGAGAAGGGGAGCCGGCGGGATGCCGGCCAGGTGCTCGCCAACGGCGGGGTGGCGTGGCTCATGCTCGGGCTCTACGCGGTCTCGCCGGAGACGGCCTTCCTCTGGGGATTCGTCGGCGCCTTTTCCGCCGCCGCCGCCGACACCTGGGCCACGGAACTGGGCGGCCTGGCGCGCGCCGAGCCCCGGCTCATCACCACGGGTCGGCGGGTGCCCGCGGGCACGTCGGGCGGCGTGACCTGGGGCGGCAGCCTGGGGGCGTGCGCCGGCGCGATCTGGATGGGCGCCGCCGGCGGGATGCTGGGGCTGCTCCCGGTCCTGGGTGTGGCCGCCGTGGGCATGGGCGGCGTGGCGGGGGCGTTCGCCGATAGCCTGCTCGGCGCCACGGCGCAGGCGCTGTATCGCGATCAGCGGGGCAATACGACCGAGCGGCCCGCGGCGGCGAGCGAGCGGGTGCGGGGCTGGGACTGGGTGACGAACGACGTCGTCAATGTCGCGGCCACGGCGGTAGGGGCGGCGGTCGGCGCGGGGCTGGGCTTGGCCTGGGGCGGGAGCTGA